A genomic window from Vanessa atalanta chromosome 7, ilVanAtal1.2, whole genome shotgun sequence includes:
- the LOC125065178 gene encoding cell division cycle and apoptosis regulator protein 1-like — translation MQTGSGTKNPPWARSNVNTNMTGMNPQIMDPNAAMMSQQGMMPFQQTQAVFNPSMIQAQGGMAMPMAGQMPMNQMAQGQMYPGNVVAYPTPRAMNPNIYQNNTPNQTQQSNEQRVFTGTVTKTHNDFGFVDHDVFYQTSVCAKGAIPKVNDRVLVEATYNPNMPFKWNATRVQVLPKGGPNQKVNPPKSNTYNAVPPPSNKKSMLSRRDDRRDERTTRRDDRKRSRTRSRSRSRDRRDSRNRRDSPPRKRPIIHQPSPIKYVVRVPRIPLDVQKIDVPTLSQRYTNLYIPSDFFNAYVKWGETFPPQAPFSLNNPCAYHIMSREVPNPNPNDATLEPPDADYRFSAKVMLISMPTLETLYQKCGLTKVDEKDKRASKTPLHPTRLIKFLVGQKGKGGENFAIGGPWSPSLDGDNPESDPGVLVKTAIRTCKALTGIDLSNCTQWYRMVEFYYWREGSGGKSRLECVVLFLPDVWSAQPSRIEWTTVQEQYKAACDAALRRLDGEDSDSGEKAAPEPAEPAAPPPDAPADKSQIEIDANDSTITIDENDDDDDGKPEPTHYSKIDLRTIKVDQLRQELRARNVSCKGLRSQLVSRLSKLIKAEEEKESKSDDVMEVEDDEPEEKKEAEDEHIEIKDDKTEPTIEEEAPVVIPDESEEKSDKKDKDDVDKNKNKEDKKDNKEKSEEKKEKPKTEKEIEEEKKKIEKEKQVLKTKYEMPNTPHIIVHPSSSAKGGKFSCNVATLSLLLDYRITDNKEHSFELFVFAELFNEMLMRDFGFYVYKTLYTLPEKAEEVKEKDKSVEKSEKKEEKKAEPEKKEEKKEEKEKKDDKRDLRKRDRRDSHSDDDRSSSPRRRSRGVELPPDPYLLLSLVYFDTARGGTITRKDLQNLFMSLGLQLSRSQIRSILEKVCIRDNFSYKSLIQAIKDLAAGTPEAIQDLPLDSTVVNNEVPAHITELEATIASGNRELLPVFNKDSNEGQTSSATKDISDSGIVTYKSRVVDVGALVAGAARWAGERARLETALADAGSALRAARAAAACTQRAERGAQVQLNDVCAALAAARARIASLTASSKIFHSALKSIQSKVEAVVNIKYEDDDVVEVFNGPSKVEKEENDKDKLEEKPSEKSPETDSNNTEGNSDSKEEKPKDSKESDIIGTENMDLDDK, via the exons atgcAAACTGGTAGCGGAACCAAAAACCCGCCATGGGCTCGATCCAACGTGAACACAAACATGACCGGCATGAATCCCCAGATAATGGATCCAAATGCCGCAATGATGTCACAACAAGGTATGATGCCTTTTCAGCAAACTCAGGCAGTATTTAATCCAAGCATGATACAAGCGCAAGGAGGTATGGCTATGCCAATGGCGGGACAAATGCCAATGAATCAAATGGCTCAAGGCCAAATGTATCCTGGAAATGTTGTAGCTTATCCCACACCGCGCGCTATGAatccaaatatatatcaaaacaacaCACCTAATCAGACACAACAATCAAATGAACAGCGTGTATTTACTGGTACAGTAACGAAGACCCACAACGATTTTGGTTTCGTTGATCATGATGTGTTTTATCAGACTTCTGTGTGTGCCAAAGGAGCAATACCTAAAGTGAATGACAGGGTACTAGTCGAAGCGACTTACAATCCTAATATGCCATTCAAATGGAATGCAACACGGGTTCAAGTTCTTCCTAAAGGGGGTCCTAACCAAAAGGTTAACCCACCAAAATCCAACACATACAACGCTGTCCCTCCTCCATCCAATAAAAAGTCTATGCTGTCTCGCCGTGATGACCGTCGTGATGAAAGAACCACTCGGAGAGATGACAGA aagCGATCTCGGACAAGAAGTCGGTCACGATCACGAGACCGACGTGACAGCCGTAATCGCAGAGACTCTCCTCCTCGTAAACGACCAATTATCCATCAGCCTTCACCAATCAAATATGTTGTTCGAGTTCCTAGGATACCTCTTGATGT CCAAAAGATTGATGTTCCCACCCTCTCTCAGAGATATACAAATCTTTATATACCATCAGATTTCTTCAATGCATATGTGAAATGGGGAGAAACGTTTCCTCCCCAAGCACCATTCTCTTTAAATAACCCTTGTGCTTACCACATAATGAGTAGAGAGGTACCAAATCCAAATCCCAATGATGCTACGCTAGAGCCACCAGATGCTGACTATAGATTTTCAGCTAAG GTGATGTTAATCAGTATGCCAACATTGGAAACCTTGTATCAAAAATGTGGACTGACGAAAGTTGACGAAAAAGACAAACGAGCAAGCAAAACACCTTTGCATCCGACTCGATTGATTAAATTCCTTGTTGGACAAAAGGGTAAAGGAGGAGAAAATTTCGCTATAGGTGGACCTTGGAGTCCTTCTCTTGATGGAGATAATCCTGAATCTGATCCTGGAGTATTAGTTAAAACAGCCATTCGTACTTGCAAAGCTCTAACTGGCATTGACTTATCAAATTGCACTCAATG GTACCGAATGGTGGAGTTTTACTACTGGCGCGAGGGCAGCGGCGGAAAATCGAGACTCGAGTGTGTGGTGTTGTTCCTGCCAGATGTGTGGTCCGCTCAGCCGTCGCGTATCGAGTGGACGACGGTCCAGGAGCAGTATAAGGCGGCCTGCGACGCGGCCCTGCGCAGGCTCGACGGCGAGGACAGCGATTCCGGCGAGAAGGCGGCGCCCGAGCCCGCCgagcccgccgcgccgccgcccgacGCTCCGGCGGACAAATCCCAAATT GAGATCGACGCCAATGACAGTACGATAACGATTGATGAAAATGACGACGATGACGATGGCAAACCTGAACCGACACATTACTCCAAAATTGATCTACGGACGATTAAAGTTGACCAACTGAGGCAAGAACTTCGAGCACGAAACGTTAGTTGTAAAG GTTTACGATCACAATTAGTTTCACGATTATCAAAACTTATAAAAGCTGAAGAGGAAAAAGAATCTAAAAGTGATGATGTTATGGAAGTAGAGGATGATGAGCCAGAGGAAAAAAAAGAAGCCGAAGATGAACATATTGAAATTAAAGATGATAAGACTGAACCAACTATAG AGGAAGAAGCCCCAGTTGTCATACCAGATGAGAGTGAAGAAAAAAGTGATAAGAAGGACAAAGATGATgtagataaaaataagaataaagaagataaaaaagataataaagaaaaaagtgaagagaaaaaagaaaaacctAAAACGGAAAAGGAAATAGAAGAAGAAAAGAAAAAG ATAGAGAAAGAGAAACAAGTTCTAAAGACCAAATATGAAATGCCAAATACACCCCATATAATTGTACACCCATCATCCTCTGCTAAAGGTGGTAAATTTAGCTGCAATGTTGCTACACTATCCCTGTTACTGGACTATCGTATTACCGACAACAAGGAACACAGTTTTGag cTCTTTGTCTTTGCGGAATTGTTCAATGAGATGTTAATGCGAGATTTTGGCTTTTACGTTTACAAAACTCTTTATACATTACCCGAAAAAGCTGAAGAAGTAAAAGAAAAGGACAAGAGTGTTGAGAAATCTgaaaagaaagaagaaaaaaaagccGAGCCTGAGAAAAAAGaggaaaaaaaagaagaaaaagagaAGAAAGATGACAAACGTGATCTGCGTAAACGTGACAGGCGG GACTCCCACAGCGACGACGACCGCAGCAGCTCGCCCAGGCGTCGCAGTCGCGGCGTGGAGCTGCCGCCCGACCCCTACCTGCTGCTGTCGCTGGTGTACTTCGACACGGCCCGCGGCGGCACCATCACCCGCAAAGACTTGCAGAATCTCTTTATGAGCCTCGGCCTGCAGCTCTCCAGGTCACAGATACGGAGCATACTCGAGAAAGTCTGCATCCGAGACAACTTCAGTTATAA gtctCTCATTCAAGCCATTAAAGATTTAGCAGCGGGTACACCAGAAGCCATCCAAGACTTACCATTAGACAGTACTGTAGTAAACAACGAAGTACCTGCACAT ataactgAATTAGAAGCTACAATAGCTTCAGGCAATCGAGAACTCCTACCGGTATTCAACAAAGATAGCAACGAAGGTCAAACATCTTCTGCAACCAAGGACATCAGTGATAGTG GCATAGTGACGTACAAGTCCCGCGTGGTGGACGTGGGCGCGCTGgtggcgggcgcggcgcgctgGGCGGGCGAGCGCGCGCGCCTGGAGACCGCGCTGGCGGACGCGGGCAGCGCGCtgcgcgccgcgcgcgccgccgccgcctgcACGCAGCGCGCCGAGCGCGGCGCGCAGGTGCAGCTCAACGACGTGTGCGCCGCGCTGGCGGCCGCGCGCGCGCGCATCGCCTCGCTCACG gcTAGCTCGAAAATATTCCATTCTGCTCTTAAGAGCATACAGTCTAAGGTGGAAGCGGTTGTGAACATTAAATATGAGGACGACGACGTTGTTGAAGTTTTCAATGGACCTTCCAA GGTGGAAAAGGAAGAGaatgataaagataaattagAAGAGAAACCTTCAGAAAAATCTCCAGAAACTGATAGCAATAACACTGAAGGTAATTCTGACAGTAAAGAGGAGAAACCAAAAGACAGTAAAGAAAGTGACATAATTGGAACAGAAAACATGGATCTCGAcgacaaataa
- the LOC125065377 gene encoding abl interactor 2: MAELAALLQTDIPEGRNHLTDSHTNLERVAEYCEANYFQSENKRLALESTKNYTTQSLASVAYQINTLAYNFLQLLELQTMQLAEMEGQMNHIAQTVAIHKEKVARREIGVLTANKVTNRQYKIIAPANPEKPIKYVRKNIDYTALDDIGHGARWSSGSNGTPRGRRSGSAPGAAPLPAPTTKPPTPPAVVRSASAANTGTLGRGTLGKSSREYRTPPAVAPPQVPSHYAPNYPRRPPGYSTLPVAQPQVGMVHPNQHQSPSNYSQQDLHSSMPPPPSPLIGSDGEHSQHSMSLPGHRASSSSASGGGSARGGSVSPPLPPPPLDDELAADAFGRPHHLQNKMGNQYTNAVPAIVPDEEDLPGWVPKNYIEKVVAIYDYYADKEDELSFQESAVIYVLKKNDDGWWEGVMDGVTGLFPGNYVEPCV, from the exons ATGGCAGAGTTAGCAGCGTTACTTCAAACTGATATACCGGAAGGGCGGAACCATCTTACAGACAGCCACACCAACCTTGAGAGGGTTGCAGAATATTGTGAAGCAAATTACTTTCAATCTGAAAACAAGAGGCTGGCTTTAGAGAGTACCAAAAATTACACAACACAGTCCTTAGCAAGTGTAgcatatcaaataaatacacTTGCATACAACTTCCTGCAGCTATTGGAACTGCAAACAATGCAATTGGCAGAAATGGAAGGTCAGATGAACCATATTGCTCAAACAGTGGCTATTCACAAAGAGAAAGTTGCTAGAAGGGAAATAGGAGTACTAACAGCTAATAAGGTCACTAAtcgacaatataaaataattgcacCAGCAAACCCAGAGAAgccaataaaatatgttaggAAGAATATTGATTACACAG CTCTCGATGACATTGGCCATGGGGCCCGTTGGAGCAGCGGCAGTAATGGTACACCTCGCGGTCGTCGATCAGGTTCTGCACCTGGAGCTGCTCCACTACCAGCTCCTACCACTAAACCTCCAACACCACCAGCAGTTGTGCGCTCCGCTTCCGCTGCTAATACAGGCACATTAGGGAGAGGCACACTGG GCAAGTCGTCCCGCGAGTACCGCACGCCGCCGGCCGTGGCGCCGCCGCAGGTGCCGTCGCACTACGCGCCCAACTACCCGCGCCGCCCACCCGGGTACTCCACGCTACCCGTTGCACAGCCCCAG GTTGGAATGGTACATCCAAATCAGCACCAGTCACCATCAAACTATTCCCAACAGGATCTACATTCTAGTATGCCAC ctcCACCTTCTCCACTAATCGGCTCAGACGGAGAACATAGCCAACATTCGATGAGTCTCCCTGGACAT CGCGCGTCGTCGTCGTCGGCGTCGGGCGGCGGCTCGGCGCGCGGCGGCTCGGTGTCGCCGCCCCTCCCCCCGCCGCCGCTCGACGACGAGCTGGCCGCCGACGCGTTCGGCCGCCCGCATCACCTGCAG aATAAGATGGGCAATCAGTACACTAATGCTGTGCCAGCAATAGTACCTGATGAGGAAGATTTACCCGGTTGGGTGCCAAAGAATTACATCGAAAAAG TGGTAGCCATCTACGATTACTACGCGGACAAGGAGGACGAGCTGTCGTTCCAGGAGAGCGCCGTTATATACGTGCTGAAGAAGAACGACGATGGCTGGTGGGAGGGCGTTATGGACGGGGTCACGGGGCTGTTCCCGGGGAACTACGTCGAACCTTGTGTTTAA